The Blastopirellula marina genome has a window encoding:
- a CDS encoding class I SAM-dependent methyltransferase, with protein MFRISNLLWNTDPLALHCPGPLHGNWHRVRQTIAAFTPQQSTATSDVTFITWHGPSRSNKPNGAFEESLARFGVKPLILSKPDNWHNIDKLSLTAKALESIDTPYVMGSDSSDTLIFRDPALLVERFESHFTCDLVYNAAGSRCWPELPEYIEYQSSLPAAVHARGRHWFNSGMFFGRTEFCREYFRSLAKEPPVHGYTYSEQAVAMRAWPKWYPRVQLDYQCLLFQWFNESLDVMRLERPAQARHESLIEILRSLGSGLTGAEVGVFDGWTSEVLLRTFPDLRLWMVDAWLPYGGESYMGKQDAAYFQRAYDATMFWTHFAADRRFTLKETSPLAADRFADGSLDFVFIDANHMYESVRADVNAWWPKVRPEGALCGHDYAIHRDGEGVWGVKRAVDEFANARGLKTTVLQDGVWCIYRPRS; from the coding sequence GTGTTCCGCATAAGTAATCTTCTCTGGAATACCGATCCCTTGGCGTTGCATTGCCCAGGCCCCCTTCACGGCAACTGGCACCGCGTACGGCAGACCATTGCCGCGTTTACCCCGCAGCAGTCGACTGCGACTTCTGACGTAACGTTTATTACCTGGCACGGTCCTTCACGCAGTAACAAGCCTAACGGTGCGTTTGAGGAAAGCCTGGCACGATTCGGCGTGAAACCTTTGATTCTCTCGAAGCCTGACAACTGGCATAACATCGACAAGCTTTCGTTGACGGCGAAAGCCCTGGAGTCGATCGATACGCCATATGTCATGGGAAGTGATTCGTCCGATACGCTTATCTTTCGCGACCCGGCGTTGCTGGTCGAGCGTTTCGAATCGCACTTCACGTGCGACCTGGTGTACAACGCCGCCGGCTCTCGCTGCTGGCCCGAACTGCCAGAGTACATCGAATACCAGTCGTCGCTGCCGGCGGCCGTTCATGCCCGCGGCAGACACTGGTTTAACAGTGGCATGTTCTTCGGTCGGACCGAGTTCTGCCGAGAGTACTTTCGCTCGCTGGCGAAAGAGCCACCGGTTCACGGGTATACGTACTCAGAGCAGGCAGTCGCCATGCGGGCTTGGCCGAAGTGGTATCCGCGGGTGCAACTGGACTATCAGTGCCTGCTGTTTCAATGGTTCAACGAGTCGCTCGACGTGATGCGTCTAGAACGCCCGGCACAGGCGCGGCATGAATCGCTGATCGAAATTTTGCGGTCGCTGGGCAGCGGGCTCACGGGGGCCGAGGTGGGTGTCTTCGACGGTTGGACGAGCGAGGTCCTGTTACGGACGTTTCCTGATCTTCGCTTGTGGATGGTGGATGCATGGCTGCCGTACGGCGGCGAAAGCTACATGGGAAAGCAGGACGCGGCCTACTTTCAACGGGCATACGACGCGACCATGTTCTGGACGCACTTTGCCGCTGACCGCCGCTTCACGCTGAAAGAGACCTCTCCGCTTGCGGCCGATCGCTTTGCCGATGGCTCGCTTGATTTCGTATTCATCGATGCCAACCATATGTACGAGTCGGTCCGCGCCGACGTGAATGCCTGGTGGCCGAAGGTTCGCCCCGAAGGTGCGTTGTGCGGGCACGACTATGCCATCCATCGCGATGGCGAAGGCGTGTGGGGCGTCAAGCGAGCAGTGGACGAATTCGCCAACGCCCGTGGCCTGAAGACAACCGTTTTGCAGGATGGTGTGTGGTGCATCTATCGCCCCCGCAGCTAA
- a CDS encoding glycosyltransferase family 4 protein, which produces MSGPYEDELASNENYYQPTLRSLTLADFGSPYYTPYDDPTSFVRQSALLSPRSADESGPIRVTHVGPCLVSGGTEQHLLSLVRFLDPNRIVLQRSIVTMPNLVNQEFCQQLGIPVVIGQQDTVRAAVEDSDVFLYWGLGLDDWLVDVKPPLCVFLAHGEGDWTRATMLGNRRITDHVIAVSQRVKDKVCDGFQSTVIPNGIDTARLATTRSRKDVRESLGFQPNDFLLGIVARYSSEKRFELLIETIASLPKNFKMLAVGCGHNLPKYLELANRLIPNRYAFVSASDYLGDYYQAMDAYCMTSEHEGFGLVVLEAMFHGLPVIATEVGAVPELIVHGQSGLIVEGKPHCFAEAARSLVTHRTWAKAMGAEARQFARQHGHARMMADRYTQLLERLVGEKRRSGPTKG; this is translated from the coding sequence GTGTCTGGACCCTACGAAGATGAACTCGCCTCGAATGAAAACTATTATCAACCCACGCTCCGAAGTCTGACCTTGGCAGACTTCGGCAGTCCCTATTACACCCCGTACGATGATCCGACTTCGTTCGTACGGCAATCGGCTTTGCTTTCGCCTCGCTCGGCCGATGAATCTGGGCCAATTCGGGTTACCCATGTGGGCCCCTGTCTTGTCTCGGGCGGGACGGAACAGCACTTGTTGAGCTTGGTCCGTTTTCTCGATCCCAATCGCATCGTGCTTCAGCGGTCGATCGTCACGATGCCCAATCTTGTGAATCAGGAGTTTTGCCAACAGCTGGGTATACCGGTGGTGATCGGTCAGCAAGATACCGTTCGCGCGGCCGTGGAAGATTCCGATGTGTTTCTGTATTGGGGGCTCGGCCTGGATGACTGGTTGGTCGACGTGAAGCCGCCGCTGTGCGTGTTTCTCGCGCATGGCGAAGGAGATTGGACCCGCGCCACCATGCTGGGAAATCGCCGCATTACCGACCACGTGATCGCGGTCAGCCAGCGCGTGAAAGACAAGGTATGCGATGGCTTCCAGTCGACCGTGATTCCTAACGGGATCGATACCGCACGACTAGCCACCACACGATCGCGGAAAGATGTTCGAGAGTCGCTTGGTTTCCAGCCCAATGACTTTCTGCTGGGTATCGTTGCCCGGTATTCGTCGGAGAAGCGATTTGAACTGCTCATCGAGACGATTGCCTCGCTTCCCAAAAACTTCAAGATGCTGGCGGTTGGGTGTGGCCATAACCTGCCGAAGTATCTTGAACTCGCGAACCGCCTCATTCCCAATCGCTATGCATTTGTCTCGGCCAGCGATTACCTAGGGGACTATTACCAGGCCATGGATGCCTACTGCATGACCTCCGAGCACGAAGGGTTTGGGCTGGTGGTGCTGGAAGCCATGTTTCATGGACTGCCGGTTATCGCGACCGAAGTGGGAGCCGTGCCGGAACTGATAGTGCATGGGCAAAGCGGCTTGATCGTCGAAGGCAAGCCGCATTGCTTCGCTGAAGCCGCCAGGTCGCTGGTTACTCATCGCACGTGGGCGAAGGCCATGGGGGCGGAAGCTCGACAGTTTGCCCGGCAGCATGGTCACGCCAGAATGATGGCCGATCGTTATACGCAGTTGCTGGAACGCCTGGTAGGCGAAAAGCGACGCTCAGGGCCAACGAAGGGATAG
- a CDS encoding serine/threonine-protein kinase, which translates to MIPPHDSDDYSDDVEFGHQSSGGEEDSATRTYLGKVDEPTASEVHIPLLEPGDPEMIGKFRILERLGKGGMGVVYKAYDEALQRFVAIKAVSRELASSEIARRRFIREARAVAAIRHTNVITIHAVESQGEVPYLVMELIDGCTLRDFRKREEPLTPLRILSIAAQIASGLTAAHVRGVVHRDVKLTNIMIDGSDRVVITDFGLARAVIDNANLTSGAMPLGTPAYMSPEQVRGEPVDARSDLFSFGCVLYALYTGYSPFQGLNPLEMARKVTEFKPPSLKDINPRAPEFFSDIVDRLLQKDPDRRYQSSLEVRDLLLRHLRELNQSSTDEIDAMLLSNNRVKKQRSHWKRITAAVTGMVLLLVAGGWMSGWFASEGSNVAKNSLLDLGPSSSTKKRPARLLVERLKDASPGDVIDLPVGTYMDTITLENVMDITLRPSMTGPVHFLPQSPDQPAFRVVGCTNITFRGIEAAVENGPFLSISGTCQNIALESLTLSQAAEGAAFGLVHIEQEAQVDGFSVADSTFDIQGQGQAIWIESGSAAKSIAIHDNHFQSVNTHVGIMRPVDGCQITRNHFSGGANAINLSLADGMSDEAFAKKLEITNNTMVGVRFWLGLHDAIPPSEDFAVVVNNLLVDCGRMQGDEDCLLQAKDRWHWQANYWQPVYTHMEDYVRDRLERIDYQVTKRLEPGTIDASKLDEPASSWDAKLQQVIRSGAGETFPSYLGSVNPDDNS; encoded by the coding sequence TTGATACCCCCACACGATTCCGATGACTACTCGGATGATGTCGAATTTGGCCACCAGAGTTCTGGTGGCGAAGAAGATTCGGCGACGCGAACCTATCTCGGAAAAGTAGACGAACCGACTGCCAGCGAAGTACATATTCCGTTGCTTGAGCCAGGCGACCCCGAGATGATCGGCAAGTTCCGCATCTTGGAACGCCTTGGAAAAGGGGGCATGGGGGTCGTCTATAAAGCTTACGATGAAGCCTTGCAGCGGTTTGTCGCGATCAAAGCCGTCAGTCGCGAGCTGGCATCGTCCGAGATTGCCCGGCGTCGATTTATTCGCGAAGCCAGGGCCGTCGCAGCCATTCGCCACACCAACGTCATCACGATTCATGCCGTCGAATCGCAGGGGGAAGTGCCGTACCTGGTGATGGAACTGATCGACGGGTGCACGCTCCGGGATTTCAGGAAACGCGAAGAACCCTTGACGCCGCTGCGTATTCTATCGATCGCCGCGCAGATTGCCTCCGGCTTGACGGCTGCCCACGTGCGGGGCGTCGTGCATCGGGACGTGAAGCTGACCAACATCATGATCGATGGCAGCGACCGCGTGGTGATCACCGACTTCGGCCTTGCCCGAGCTGTGATCGACAATGCCAACCTGACATCAGGAGCCATGCCGCTGGGAACGCCTGCGTATATGTCCCCCGAGCAAGTCCGCGGCGAGCCGGTTGATGCGCGGTCCGACCTGTTTTCGTTCGGTTGTGTGCTGTACGCGCTGTATACCGGTTACTCACCGTTTCAGGGATTAAACCCTTTGGAGATGGCACGCAAGGTTACCGAGTTCAAACCGCCGTCGCTGAAGGATATCAATCCGCGCGCTCCGGAGTTCTTCTCGGATATCGTCGACCGCCTGCTGCAGAAAGATCCCGATCGACGTTATCAATCTTCGCTGGAAGTTCGCGATCTGTTGCTGCGGCATTTGCGAGAATTGAATCAGTCGTCGACCGATGAGATCGACGCGATGTTGCTTAGTAATAACCGTGTCAAGAAGCAGCGATCCCACTGGAAGAGGATTACCGCGGCTGTCACCGGGATGGTGCTGCTTTTGGTCGCCGGTGGTTGGATGAGTGGGTGGTTTGCGTCCGAAGGGAGCAACGTGGCGAAGAATTCGCTACTGGACCTTGGGCCTTCCAGCTCAACGAAAAAGAGACCGGCGCGATTGTTGGTCGAGCGATTGAAAGATGCAAGTCCAGGGGATGTCATCGATCTGCCGGTGGGCACCTACATGGATACCATCACGTTGGAAAACGTGATGGACATCACGCTTCGGCCCTCGATGACCGGCCCGGTGCATTTCCTGCCGCAGAGTCCCGATCAGCCTGCATTTCGCGTTGTTGGATGCACGAATATTACCTTCCGGGGAATTGAGGCCGCGGTAGAGAACGGACCGTTTCTTAGTATCAGCGGAACGTGCCAGAATATCGCGCTGGAAAGTCTGACTCTTTCGCAGGCCGCCGAAGGCGCGGCGTTTGGACTCGTGCATATTGAACAAGAAGCCCAGGTCGATGGCTTCTCGGTGGCGGACTCCACGTTCGATATCCAGGGACAAGGTCAAGCCATTTGGATCGAGTCGGGATCGGCCGCCAAGTCGATTGCGATCCACGATAACCACTTTCAATCGGTCAACACGCATGTCGGTATCATGAGGCCGGTCGACGGTTGCCAGATCACACGCAATCACTTCAGCGGCGGTGCCAACGCCATCAATCTGAGCCTGGCCGACGGCATGAGCGACGAGGCGTTCGCTAAGAAGCTCGAGATCACCAACAACACGATGGTGGGCGTTCGCTTTTGGCTGGGGCTGCACGATGCGATTCCACCAAGCGAAGATTTCGCCGTGGTGGTCAATAACCTGTTGGTCGATTGCGGGCGAATGCAAGGAGACGAAGACTGTCTGCTGCAAGCCAAAGATAGGTGGCACTGGCAGGCCAATTACTGGCAGCCTGTCTATACGCATATGGAAGACTACGTCAGAGATCGCCTCGAGCGAATCGATTACCAGGTTACCAAGCGACTCGAGCCCGGAACGATCGACGCCAGCAAATTGGACGAGCCAGCCTCATCGTGGGATGCCAAGCTACAACAGGTGATCCGCAGCGGGGCGGGCGAAACGTTTCCTTCCTACCTTGGCAGCGTCAACCCTGACGACAATTCATAA
- a CDS encoding ester cyclase gives MVSSRGVHVDGDKFRQLRQACGLTQEEASSRSGYSDRLIRKLERGGPVELQTASDIFQTYDMLSKSTLSLSDVLRLESIKNEVEELMRRWFDGIFNQRDLSLIDELMDENVELFAEGNTLRGRQAIRERVSTVLQAFNPLTITVDYIVCDGSQAVTYWSVSKKHVGTFAGIPATDRWVKIKGSSFAVFQDGRIIQARDHWDVQDLIDQLVAPEP, from the coding sequence ATGGTAAGTTCCCGAGGAGTTCATGTTGACGGCGATAAGTTTCGTCAACTTCGACAGGCCTGTGGATTGACGCAGGAAGAAGCGTCTTCCAGATCAGGATACTCCGATCGCTTGATTCGTAAGCTCGAACGTGGCGGCCCGGTCGAACTGCAAACGGCCAGCGATATCTTTCAGACATACGACATGCTTAGCAAGTCGACACTTAGCCTGTCGGACGTTCTGCGACTGGAATCCATCAAGAACGAAGTCGAAGAGTTGATGCGTCGCTGGTTCGATGGAATCTTCAATCAGCGCGATCTGAGCCTGATCGACGAACTGATGGACGAAAACGTCGAACTGTTTGCCGAGGGCAATACGTTACGTGGCCGGCAGGCGATACGCGAACGTGTGAGCACCGTGTTGCAGGCATTCAATCCGTTGACGATCACGGTCGACTACATCGTGTGCGATGGCAGCCAGGCCGTGACCTACTGGAGCGTCTCGAAGAAGCACGTGGGGACGTTTGCCGGTATTCCGGCCACCGACCGGTGGGTTAAGATCAAAGGCAGTTCGTTCGCGGTCTTTCAAGATGGCCGCATCATTCAGGCTCGCGATCATTGGGACGTGCAAGATCTGATTGACCAGCTTGTGGCACCAGAGCCATAA
- a CDS encoding DUF1592 domain-containing protein, giving the protein MSKTFHRTCLLPSALFATAMLFLLAGQVVAEDLSLSELKRTGLTRSRFHAAAKPLATADHPPEADLETFKSKIEPLLKQYCYDCHGPDTKEGNVQVSALDPDLLRGKDTDWWTEVFAAVTKGEMPPPDEYEMGDAERRQIVNWLSSELEAASVLRRQAGSHSAFRRLTRYEYNYALQDLLGLPWDFAKDLPPEPHSEEGFENSSELLHLSVSQFETYHRLARQALDRATVSGERPTPVYWGIAMEQAAQREWKEQDAQINKAKEEHAEDPQKLQTELAKLEANFHQPHATAYYKQLSTGRTAKAQWAYYGAKYAFAPTDTRPQFPDSHDCVAILPANRRQNLIVELGNQLPDEGTMRVTVRASRTNNDTPGYPSLQLLFGWQASNEGRALLRVSDQDVPVTASADAPQLIQWDVPLGEIYPRNSVRKTSPMGTTPSPSEYIRIANSGASAGDVQIDFVMVEAPVYDQWPPPSHTNIFFESEQSGDELAYAREILKRFMSRAWRRVPSEDELARKLKLFETMRAQSDHFEEAVIEVLATILSSPQFLYVAQSPPQDEATKQAAIDNYALASRLALFLWCSLPDEQLLALAESGQLADDKVLAAQVERMLDDPRSERLSKHFVHQWLNLELLGFVNFKQIDPLLKEAMQHEPVALFDEVLDQNASVLDFLHSDYTMVNQRLAQHYGLGEVHGNHFRRIELKDDFRQGGLLTQPGVLAMNSDFPDSHPLKRAVWLLECLLADPPPPPPPAVPQIDLADPEIAKMTLKERIENHRNHAACKSCHVKIDPWGIAFENYDALGKWRDNIRGKPVDASSELFNGETLSGMDGLKRFLLENRQDQFIQATVQKLATFALGRPLGFEDRADVDAITAQVRSEGDGLRTMIHTIVQSDLFKSP; this is encoded by the coding sequence ATGTCGAAGACCTTCCATCGAACCTGCTTGCTGCCATCTGCGCTGTTCGCAACCGCTATGCTGTTTTTGCTGGCTGGCCAGGTTGTCGCTGAGGACCTGAGCCTATCCGAGCTGAAGCGCACCGGCCTGACGCGATCGCGTTTCCATGCCGCCGCCAAGCCGCTGGCCACCGCCGATCATCCCCCCGAGGCCGATCTCGAGACCTTCAAGTCGAAGATCGAGCCGCTGCTTAAGCAGTACTGCTACGACTGCCACGGACCCGATACCAAGGAAGGGAACGTGCAGGTTTCGGCGCTCGATCCCGACCTGCTTCGCGGTAAGGATACCGACTGGTGGACCGAAGTCTTCGCCGCCGTTACCAAAGGGGAAATGCCGCCGCCCGACGAATACGAAATGGGAGACGCCGAGCGTCGCCAGATCGTCAACTGGTTGTCGAGCGAATTGGAAGCGGCGTCTGTTTTGCGTCGCCAGGCTGGCTCTCACTCGGCCTTCCGTCGGCTGACTCGATACGAATACAACTACGCCCTGCAAGACTTGCTCGGCTTGCCGTGGGACTTCGCCAAAGACCTGCCGCCGGAACCACATTCGGAAGAAGGCTTCGAGAACAGCTCGGAACTGCTGCATCTTTCTGTTTCGCAGTTTGAAACCTACCATCGGCTCGCTCGCCAGGCACTCGACCGTGCGACTGTCTCAGGCGAACGACCGACGCCGGTGTACTGGGGTATCGCCATGGAGCAGGCCGCCCAGCGCGAATGGAAAGAGCAAGATGCCCAGATCAACAAAGCCAAAGAGGAACACGCCGAAGATCCTCAGAAGCTGCAAACCGAACTCGCCAAGCTGGAAGCCAATTTCCACCAGCCCCACGCGACGGCCTACTACAAGCAGCTTTCGACTGGACGAACAGCCAAAGCCCAGTGGGCTTACTATGGTGCCAAATATGCTTTTGCCCCAACCGATACCAGGCCCCAGTTTCCCGATAGCCATGACTGCGTGGCGATCTTGCCGGCCAATCGTCGCCAGAACCTGATCGTCGAGCTTGGCAACCAACTGCCCGACGAAGGAACGATGCGGGTAACCGTTCGGGCTTCTCGTACCAACAACGATACCCCGGGCTACCCGAGCTTGCAGTTGTTGTTCGGCTGGCAAGCCAGTAACGAAGGGCGAGCACTCCTTCGCGTAAGTGACCAGGACGTTCCGGTCACGGCAAGTGCCGACGCTCCGCAGCTGATTCAATGGGACGTTCCGCTGGGTGAAATCTACCCGCGTAATTCGGTCCGCAAGACATCCCCAATGGGTACGACGCCGAGTCCTTCCGAGTACATCCGCATCGCCAACAGCGGCGCGTCGGCTGGAGACGTTCAAATCGATTTCGTGATGGTTGAAGCCCCGGTGTACGATCAGTGGCCGCCACCATCACACACGAACATCTTCTTCGAGAGTGAACAATCCGGTGACGAACTCGCCTATGCTCGTGAAATTCTAAAGCGGTTCATGTCTCGTGCCTGGCGACGTGTTCCCAGCGAAGACGAACTTGCCCGCAAGCTGAAGCTTTTCGAGACGATGCGGGCACAGTCCGATCACTTCGAAGAAGCGGTGATCGAAGTGCTGGCCACCATCCTTTCGTCGCCACAGTTCCTCTACGTGGCCCAGTCACCGCCGCAGGACGAGGCGACCAAGCAAGCGGCAATTGACAACTATGCCCTGGCATCGCGTCTGGCCCTTTTCCTGTGGTGCAGTCTGCCGGACGAGCAACTGTTGGCACTGGCGGAAAGTGGCCAACTGGCCGACGACAAGGTCCTGGCTGCCCAGGTCGAGCGGATGCTCGACGATCCGCGAAGCGAGCGGCTTTCCAAGCATTTCGTGCATCAATGGTTGAACCTGGAACTGCTGGGATTCGTTAACTTCAAGCAGATCGATCCGCTGCTCAAGGAAGCGATGCAGCACGAGCCGGTGGCCTTGTTCGACGAAGTCCTCGATCAGAACGCCAGCGTGCTCGACTTCCTGCACTCCGATTACACGATGGTCAACCAGCGGCTGGCTCAGCACTATGGCCTGGGCGAAGTGCATGGCAACCACTTCCGACGTATTGAACTAAAGGACGACTTCCGGCAAGGGGGCTTGCTCACACAGCCGGGCGTGCTGGCGATGAACTCCGACTTCCCCGACTCGCATCCGCTGAAGCGAGCTGTGTGGCTGTTGGAATGCCTGCTGGCCGATCCCCCTCCGCCACCTCCACCAGCGGTCCCGCAAATTGACCTGGCCGATCCTGAGATTGCGAAGATGACGCTCAAGGAACGCATCGAGAATCATCGCAACCACGCGGCATGCAAGTCGTGCCACGTGAAGATCGACCCGTGGGGCATCGCGTTCGAGAACTACGACGCACTCGGTAAATGGCGCGACAACATTCGCGGCAAACCGGTCGATGCTTCCAGCGAACTGTTCAACGGCGAAACGCTGAGCGGCATGGATGGTCTGAAACGATTCCTGCTGGAAAACCGCCAAGATCAGTTCATACAAGCCACCGTCCAGAAGCTGGCCACGTTCGCCCTGGGACGTCCACTGGGCTTTGAAGACCGGGCCGATGTCGATGCGATCACCGCCCAGGTACGCAGCGAAGGGGACGGTCTTCGCACAATGATTCACACGATTGTCCAAAGCGACTTGTTCAAGTCACCGTAG
- a CDS encoding DUF1552 domain-containing protein, producing MGLNFRSLDRRRFLRGSGVALALPLFGSLLPSAAFGEPTPNNPKRLGCFYFPDGVPMPLPEDPSYQDWAWFPHGDGKEFTFTKCMQPLEPLKSELTILSGFSHPRSRDVHGHNNADQFLTAAPTGGGDREYANTISLDQEYVKYVGDQTRIASLVMSTDGGTGTARGTHTISFDRNGRPIPAEHRPKQIFDMLFVKRNGDSARRLALSQSALDEMLADANTLKKSLSTHDRHRLDEYLDSVRQAEIKVDKAKQWLNVPLPTVDGDQFNLELTTDQPREYLQTMFDLIYLAFKTDSTRVATYQIGRENGVGRSDHLARAVGFNLAHQLSHETKNPDGWKNFGIYCQFLNEEFGRFVGKLKETPEPAGTGSMLDNTLLLMGSASSAFHLSRNYPLILAGGKQMGVKHGQYINHAGMNFQGGPWLGKGEPWQDKAKGVDIPLSNLFATMLQRLGTGADSFADSTGTIAEI from the coding sequence ATGGGATTGAATTTTCGTAGCCTTGATCGAAGACGATTCTTACGCGGTAGTGGTGTTGCGCTGGCCCTGCCGCTGTTTGGTTCGCTTCTTCCCTCGGCGGCCTTCGGAGAGCCGACCCCCAACAACCCCAAGCGATTGGGCTGTTTCTATTTTCCTGACGGCGTGCCGATGCCGCTGCCGGAAGATCCTTCGTATCAGGACTGGGCCTGGTTTCCGCATGGCGATGGGAAGGAGTTCACCTTCACCAAATGCATGCAGCCGCTTGAGCCGTTGAAATCGGAACTGACAATCCTCTCAGGCTTCTCGCACCCACGTTCGCGTGACGTGCACGGGCACAACAACGCCGACCAGTTCCTGACCGCGGCCCCGACCGGTGGCGGCGATCGCGAGTATGCCAACACGATTTCGCTCGATCAGGAATACGTGAAGTACGTCGGCGATCAAACACGCATCGCTTCGCTGGTGATGTCGACCGATGGCGGAACCGGCACGGCCCGTGGGACGCATACGATTTCGTTCGATCGCAACGGACGCCCCATTCCTGCCGAGCATCGCCCCAAGCAGATCTTCGACATGCTGTTCGTGAAACGCAACGGCGACTCGGCCAGGCGGCTGGCCCTGAGCCAGAGCGCACTCGACGAGATGCTGGCCGATGCCAACACGCTCAAGAAATCTCTTTCAACGCATGATCGTCATCGCCTCGACGAGTACCTCGACTCGGTGCGTCAGGCCGAGATCAAGGTCGACAAAGCGAAGCAGTGGCTCAACGTGCCGCTGCCGACGGTCGATGGCGATCAGTTCAACCTGGAACTCACCACCGATCAGCCGCGTGAATACCTGCAGACGATGTTCGACCTGATTTACTTGGCCTTCAAAACCGATTCGACCCGGGTGGCCACCTATCAGATCGGCCGCGAAAACGGGGTCGGCCGTAGCGATCATCTCGCACGTGCCGTGGGCTTTAACCTGGCCCATCAGCTTTCGCACGAAACGAAGAACCCTGACGGCTGGAAGAACTTTGGCATCTACTGCCAGTTCCTCAACGAAGAGTTCGGACGCTTCGTGGGCAAGTTGAAAGAGACGCCTGAGCCGGCTGGCACCGGCAGCATGCTCGACAACACGCTGCTGCTGATGGGCTCGGCTTCGAGTGCATTCCACCTTTCCCGCAACTACCCGCTGATCCTCGCTGGTGGCAAGCAAATGGGCGTGAAACACGGCCAGTATATCAACCACGCCGGAATGAATTTCCAAGGTGGGCCGTGGCTCGGCAAGGGTGAACCGTGGCAAGACAAAGCCAAGGGAGTCGATATTCCCCTTTCCAACTTGTTCGCCACGATGCTGCAGCGGCTGGGTACCGGTGCCGACAGCTTCGCCGACAGCACCGGAACGATCGCCGAGATTTAA
- a CDS encoding PQQ-binding-like beta-propeller repeat protein, translated as MKTNRLLSCFSSRFFLLLPMVLLLASDAAAQSDWFQFRGPTGEGIAANVTLPTEWGPEKNIAWRQEVPGLGWSSPVVSGDRIFLTTAVAQSEDKKPDHSLRTLCLAADTGKILWDVEVFLQVGETAPKIHGKNSHASPTPYLEGEFVYVHYGHMGTACLRQKDGSIVWSTQELSYKPTHGNGGSPVIWGSNLIFSIDGSDMQAIIALDKTTGELAWKTERNVADIPKYFSFSTPLLIEVDGQTQLISAGSGTVMAVDPSDGKEIWRAGYGKGYSVVPRPIYANGLVYVCTGYDKATLVAIRPDGQGDVTESNVAFIVDRNVPLNPSLVAVGTSVYMVSDNGILSCLDGKSGEVLWKERVGGNFSSSLLYAGGLIYLLDEAGKSTIVKPGDQYEAVAENDLAERALSSLGVIGSDILLRTEKALYRIAD; from the coding sequence ATGAAAACTAACCGCCTGCTCTCCTGTTTCTCGTCGCGATTCTTTTTGCTGTTGCCCATGGTGCTGCTGCTGGCCAGTGACGCTGCGGCGCAGTCCGATTGGTTTCAGTTTCGCGGGCCTACGGGGGAGGGAATTGCCGCGAACGTGACCCTGCCAACCGAGTGGGGTCCCGAGAAGAACATCGCCTGGCGGCAGGAAGTACCTGGGCTGGGGTGGTCTTCGCCGGTGGTCTCGGGAGATCGAATTTTCCTGACGACTGCCGTTGCCCAGAGCGAGGACAAGAAGCCAGATCACTCGCTGCGAACGCTTTGCCTGGCCGCCGATACCGGCAAAATCCTCTGGGACGTCGAAGTCTTCCTGCAAGTGGGCGAGACGGCCCCGAAGATCCACGGCAAGAATAGCCACGCCAGTCCCACGCCGTACCTCGAAGGGGAATTCGTCTACGTCCACTACGGTCACATGGGAACCGCTTGCCTGCGGCAGAAGGATGGCTCGATCGTCTGGAGCACGCAAGAGCTGAGCTACAAGCCCACGCACGGCAACGGTGGCTCGCCGGTGATCTGGGGCAGCAATCTGATCTTCAGCATCGACGGCTCCGACATGCAGGCCATCATCGCTCTCGATAAGACGACCGGAGAGCTGGCCTGGAAAACTGAACGCAACGTCGCTGACATTCCCAAGTACTTTTCCTTCAGCACGCCACTGTTGATTGAAGTTGACGGCCAGACGCAACTGATCTCGGCCGGTAGCGGCACGGTAATGGCGGTCGATCCGAGCGACGGAAAAGAGATCTGGCGCGCCGGCTATGGCAAAGGATACTCGGTGGTTCCGCGGCCGATCTATGCCAATGGCCTGGTCTATGTGTGCACCGGCTACGACAAGGCGACGCTTGTGGCTATTCGACCCGATGGCCAAGGGGACGTCACCGAGTCGAACGTAGCGTTCATCGTCGATCGGAATGTCCCCCTGAATCCTTCGCTGGTCGCGGTGGGAACTTCCGTTTATATGGTTTCCGACAACGGCATTCTCTCGTGCCTCGACGGCAAGAGCGGCGAAGTGCTGTGGAAAGAACGTGTCGGAGGAAACTTCTCGTCGTCGCTGCTTTACGCAGGCGGGCTGATCTATCTGCTCGACGAAGCTGGCAAATCGACCATTGTGAAGCCAGGCGACCAGTACGAAGCGGTTGCCGAGAACGACCTCGCCGAGCGTGCCCTGTCGAGCCTCGGCGTGATTGGTAGCGACATCCTGCTGCGAACCGAGAAAGCCCTTTACCGCATCGCCGATTAA